In the Thermoanaerobacterales bacterium genome, CGCGGATGAGTTCCTTCGTCTCTCCGTGGGACCCGACGTCGATATGGATCTCGACCTTGTGCTCGTCACCGCCGCGGCTGGCGAAGCTCCTGGCGACCATGCCCCCGATCTCGAGGCTCAAGGACGTCTCGAAGAAAATCTTCTGTCGCAGGCTCGTGATCTTGCGGTGCAGGCGCTTGCGGTAGAAGTAGCGCGCACCCTTGCCCAGGCGGTGGACAATGACGGCAGTGATGAAGTGGGTCCGGCCCTTCATCACCTGCGAGTCGGAGCCGATGATGATCCGGTACTCCGACGTCGGCACGCCGGTGATGTAGTCCATCACCTCGTTCATCATCTCGTCGAAAGAGAGCCTGCCCTTGGTGGGACTTGTAAGGTACATCGCTTCAGCACCCTCTCTTTCTTATACAGGGCTGCCTGCCAATATCATTATAACACCGCTTTCCCTCCTTGTAACGCAAACCACGCCCGGACCAGCCGGCCAAACTCCTCCAGGGAAAGCGTTTCGCCGCGGCGTCCGGGATCCAGGCCCTCCCGGCGCATCAGCCGCGCCCACGTTTCACGGCCGCCCAGGCCCGCCCCCTCCAGCGCCTTGGGCAGGACCTTCCGCCGTTGCCCGAAGGCCGCCCGGACCAGGCGGAAGAAAGCCGCGGGGTCGGGCACGTCCACCGCCGGGCGTGCCCGGCGGGCCAGGGCGACGACGGCCGAATCAACCGCCGGGGGCGGGAAGAAGCTCCCCGGCGACACCCGGCAGACCAGGGACGGCTCGGTGTAGAACTGCACCAGGACGCTCAGGGCGCCGTAGGCCTTCGTCCCCGGGGAGGCGACCAGCCGTTCGGCGACCTCCTTCTGGACCATGACCACCGCGCGCCGGGGCGCCGGCGAGGCCTCCAGCAAACGGATGATGATCGGCGTGGTCACGTAATAGGGCAGGTTGGCCGCCACCTTGTACGGCCCTTCCAGGCCCCGCTCGCGCAACAGGGCACCGAAGTCGATCCGGGTGGCGTCGGCGGCGACCACTTCCACCCCCGGCCTGTCCCCCAGGGTCTCGGCCAGCACCGGCAGAAGGTCACGGTCCAGCTCCAGGGCGATGACCCGCGCGCCGGCGTCGGCCAGGCGCCGGGTAAGGGCCCCCAGCCCGGGACCGATCTCGATCACCGTCTCCCCCGGCCGCACATCCACCGCCGCCACGACCTTGTCCAACACCCCGGCATTGACCAGGTAGTTCTGGCCGAGGGCCTTCTTCGGGCGCAGGCCGTGACGCGCCAGAAGGGCGCGTGCCCTGGTCGGCGACAGTACTTCGTCGGACATCAGCAAAACCCCCGTAAAGCAAAAACCGGGCCGCGCCCGGTATCACCCCGCTTCAATCCGGTCATCCCCGTCCCCTTACAAACTCAGCAACCGAAAGCCCCGCTTGAATGATGACTTGCCGCATGTCATATCCCCTTCGCTCTAGAAAAGTCAACCCGAGGATATTATATCCTGTCGTGAATTCTATTGAAATGCCCCTGTTCTACTCCAAAACGTAGACCCGGACCTGCCTGACGCCCCACTGCAGGGCGGCATCCCGGGTGGTGAAGAAGACATCCACCGTTTGCCCCTTGACGGCCCCGCCGGTGTCCATGGCCCGGGCATAACCGTAGCCTTCGATGTATAGCCCGGTTCCCAGGGGGATCACTTGCGGGTCCACGGCCACGATGCCCGGCGCCGGGGCGACGCCGGTAGCGCAGTTGTTGCCGGTGTAGGTGTAGGCCGTGGCGCGCATGTCGCGGGCCTCCCGGAAGTGGATGATCCGGCCGCCGCGGGAGACCGTGCCGGCCACGCCCATCGCCACCACCTGATGCCGCGGAGCGCTCAGCGTACGCCGGTCAACCAGCCGCTCGTGGACGGGTTCCCCGTCGTGGCACACGATCTCCCACCGCTGCAGTTCCTCTCCGGTGCGTCCCGGGCGGATCACCTGGTAGAGCCCCCGCGCCAGGTGCCCGTCCGGGCGCCGGACGACGCGGTAGGGGACCGGCACCCGCCGTTCCTCAACCCTTAAGTCCACCCTGGTGACCTTGATCGTCATCCCCGCCCGCACCGGCGAGACCGAATCCGGTTCGACGAAGTCATACCGCCCCAGGGTAATGCCGCAGCCCCGGAGCACCTCGCCGACGCTCCCGGCCGCCGTCAGGAGGCGCCGCGTTTGCCCGTCAACCCGCACCGCGACCGGGACGGCGCGCAGAACCCTGATCCGGGCACCGTCCCGCAGTTTTTCCTCCGGCGCGGGGGAGACGGTGTCGTGGGGGCCCAGGCGCAGTCCGCACTCGGCCAACACTCCGGCCACGGTGTCCCGGTAGGTGACCACGCGCCACGAGCGGTCCCCGTCGGTGACCGTGACGTTCTTTTTCGCCCAAGCCCAGCCCGCCAGGCCCACCAACATTACGAGCAGCGCCGCCAGGGCCAAGGCCCGCGGCAGGAGGGTGCGCCGTTCGGGGTACCGCCGGCGGCCGGATACGCCCCTCGGGCGGACGCGCTTCACCTTGCACCTGCTTGCCTGTATATGGCATACATACCATCCCATTCCAACCACCGGGAAGTGGATTCCCCTTGGAAGGGCCGGTTTCCTGCCACAAAGGCGGGGTAATATGCTCGAACGGGCTCAATCGGACGCGACCGTCTGCAGCCCTTCGCGGGCGATGTCGAGCCTTAGGCTACCGTGAATCCGGCTGTGCTCCCCCTTTGCGTGGGCCGGACTTCGAGCCGGGCGCCGATGCGCTCCTTGAGTTCGGGCACGTGGGAGATGATGCCGACCAGGCGCCCCCCGGCCTGCAGTTCCACGAGCGCCCGCATCGCCAGGTCCAGAGTCTCCGGGTCGAGGGTACCGAAACCTTCGTCGACAAAAATGGTGTCGAGGTGGATGCCCCCGCTGTACGCCTGAACCACGTCCGCCAAACCGAGGGCCAGGGAGAGCGAGGCCAGGAAGGTCTCCCCGCCCGACAGGGTGGTCACGTCGCGTTCCGTGCCGGTATAGGCGTCGTAGACCCTGAGGTCGAGGCCCCCGGCGCTCCGGCCGTCGCGGCGATCCACGGTCCGCAGCAGGTGGTAGCGCCCGCGGCTCATCAGCTTCAACCGCTGGGTGGCGGCCAGGGTCACGTCGTCGAGGAGGGCGCCGAGCACGAAGCGCTGGAAGGTCAGGCCGTAGGCGTTCTTGCCGTTGGCGACCTCGGCCAGGCGCCCGGCCACCGCATAACGCCGTTGAAGCAGATCCAACGTCTCTTCGAGGTCCCGTACCGCCGCCAGCCATCCGCTTTCGTTCTTGACCTGCGTCTCCAGGTTGGCCTGCTTCTTCACGAGCCCGTCCCGCGCCGCGTCCGCGGTGTCAAGGGCCGCCCGCAGCGCCCCCAGGTCCGGCTCCGCCAGCCCCGCCGCCGCGCGCTCCGCCTTCTCCAGCGCCCCCTGCGCCTTCTGGGTTTCCGTTTCAAAGGCCCTGATCTCCCGCTCCAGGGCCGCGACGTCTTCGGGGGCCTTCCGGG is a window encoding:
- a CDS encoding ubiquitin-like domain-containing protein, whose translation is MKRVRPRGVSGRRRYPERRTLLPRALALAALLVMLVGLAGWAWAKKNVTVTDGDRSWRVVTYRDTVAGVLAECGLRLGPHDTVSPAPEEKLRDGARIRVLRAVPVAVRVDGQTRRLLTAAGSVGEVLRGCGITLGRYDFVEPDSVSPVRAGMTIKVTRVDLRVEERRVPVPYRVVRRPDGHLARGLYQVIRPGRTGEELQRWEIVCHDGEPVHERLVDRRTLSAPRHQVVAMGVAGTVSRGGRIIHFREARDMRATAYTYTGNNCATGVAPAPGIVAVDPQVIPLGTGLYIEGYGYARAMDTGGAVKGQTVDVFFTTRDAALQWGVRQVRVYVLE
- a CDS encoding ribonuclease H-like YkuK family protein, which encodes MYLTSPTKGRLSFDEMMNEVMDYITGVPTSEYRIIIGSDSQVMKGRTHFITAVIVHRLGKGARYFYRKRLHRKITSLRQKIFFETSLSLEIGGMVARSFASRGGDEHKVEIHIDVGSHGETKELIREVVGMVTGSGFAAKIKPDAYGASSVADRHTK
- the rsmA gene encoding 16S rRNA (adenine(1518)-N(6)/adenine(1519)-N(6))-dimethyltransferase RsmA yields the protein MSDEVLSPTRARALLARHGLRPKKALGQNYLVNAGVLDKVVAAVDVRPGETVIEIGPGLGALTRRLADAGARVIALELDRDLLPVLAETLGDRPGVEVVAADATRIDFGALLRERGLEGPYKVAANLPYYVTTPIIIRLLEASPAPRRAVVMVQKEVAERLVASPGTKAYGALSVLVQFYTEPSLVCRVSPGSFFPPPAVDSAVVALARRARPAVDVPDPAAFFRLVRAAFGQRRKVLPKALEGAGLGGRETWARLMRREGLDPGRRGETLSLEEFGRLVRAWFALQGGKAVL